From the Ruminiclostridium josui JCM 17888 genome, one window contains:
- a CDS encoding LytR/AlgR family response regulator transcription factor, with protein sequence MQQRNERCIVLTLALLEDDTNHQQIFIECVNCFQQYYTETFKILVFKSSKELFKSNLEFDILFLDIGLEEDNDGIEIGKQLRAKGSKAVFIIVSSFNNKHREAINAGILRYLEKPYSQNQFNEALLIAIKSLQTQRYVIEVVFNGERQLIRILDVAFIENYQKNRIIHFNDGSILKTKSTWEEIVNQLPPNMFCFVQRSFLINFHNVSSCTSNSIKMSDGEVIKISRLFKNDFTKAYQKYLEVQTWEMQYLI encoded by the coding sequence ATGCAGCAAAGAAATGAGAGATGTATTGTGTTGACACTTGCATTATTGGAAGATGATACAAATCATCAACAGATTTTTATTGAATGTGTAAATTGCTTTCAACAATATTATACCGAAACGTTTAAGATATTAGTTTTCAAGTCATCAAAGGAATTATTTAAATCCAACTTGGAATTTGACATACTATTTCTGGATATTGGATTAGAAGAAGATAACGATGGAATTGAAATTGGAAAACAGCTTCGTGCAAAAGGTTCAAAAGCAGTTTTTATAATTGTTTCATCATTTAATAATAAGCATAGGGAGGCTATAAATGCCGGAATATTACGTTATTTAGAAAAACCTTATTCGCAAAACCAATTTAATGAAGCTCTTTTAATTGCAATTAAGTCCTTACAAACGCAACGATATGTAATTGAAGTAGTATTTAATGGAGAAAGGCAATTAATTAGGATCCTTGATGTTGCATTTATTGAAAATTATCAGAAGAATCGTATAATCCACTTTAATGATGGCAGTATTTTAAAAACTAAATCTACATGGGAAGAAATAGTTAACCAGTTACCACCAAACATGTTTTGTTTTGTACAAAGAAGTTTTCTTATTAATTTTCATAATGTATCTTCGTGTACATCAAATTCTATAAAAATGTCAGACGGTGAGGTAATAAAAATATCCAGATTATTTAAAAACGATTTTACTAAGGCTTATCAAAAATATTTGGAGGTCCAGACATGGGAAATGCAGTATTTAATATAG
- a CDS encoding 4Fe-4S dicluster domain-containing protein, translating to MNTIIINKELCIGCKICFKSCFIDVIKWDNSANKPIVKYPKECVQCGYCEINCPKRAVKVEPDYGSYLFPRENINEM from the coding sequence ATGAACACAATAATAATAAATAAAGAACTCTGCATTGGTTGTAAAATCTGTTTTAAATCATGTTTTATCGATGTAATAAAATGGGATAATTCAGCTAATAAACCGATTGTAAAATATCCTAAAGAATGTGTACAGTGCGGATACTGTGAAATTAACTGTCCAAAACGAGCCGTTAAAGTTGAACCGGACTATGGAAGTTATTTATTCCCACGTGAGAATATTAATGAAATGTAA
- a CDS encoding type I polyketide synthase: MIAYIFSGQGSQQKGMGSNLFDEFPKLTQTADEILGYSIKQLCLEDPDQRLGLTQFTQPALYCVNSLSYLKKLNETGIKPNFVAGHSLGEFVALFAAGAFDFETGLKLVKKRGELMGNILGGGMAAVIGLNEELVKEVLEKNELYGIDIANYNTPSQIVISGKKQDIDNAKQIFEAAGARYIILKVSGAFHSRYMESVKEEFEEYLHTVTFNRLEIPVISNFHARPYKDEDIKTILSNQITGSVKWTESIRYLLGQGVENIIQVGPGNVLSGLVNAIKREAAPLNLKEDNEEKIVESYQEERNLIKNDNDEDIAIIGLSGRYPMANNLEMFWENLKSGKDCITEIPEERWNNERYFDADKYNKNTYYNKWGGFLDNIDKFDPTFFNISPKEAEVIDPQERLFLETVWHTIEDAGYKSDALSGSDMGVFVGVMFGQYQLFGAEELMKGNYRFSESSFASIANRVSFFLNLHGPSIAIDTMCSSSLVTVHMACESIRRGECDWAIAGGVNLTLHPIKYFMLSQKRFASSDGKCRTFGELGDGYVPGEGVGAVLLKPLKKAIQDNDNIYGVIKGSAINHGGKTNGYTVPNPIAQSEVILKALRKAKINPRTISYVEAHGTGTALGDPIEITGLNMAYRNYTNDKQYCSIGSVKTNIGHLESAAGIASLTKVLLQMKNKQLVPSLHSDELNSLIDFEESPFQVQHKLENWKRPVIKENGTEKVYPRRAGISAFGAGGVNTHIILEEYENNQVIYDAQDKDKYIFILSAKKQHVLKEYAKEFVGFLDGQLRNKKDISLRDIAYTLQVGRTEMEERIAFIAANVNEIIEKLHLYIEGRMNLENFYQGNAMSGRPNLDAGQDKDNVASAQDYADPNRLAQLWVSGVCVDWNLLYKEIKPNRITLPNYPFVKESYWIEQQNGLFQNVKDVLEQVKKLLEQVETIIEPKKLFNTSKSDESKIYSNNFRNQPNIKIETEQNIFNKLYDSPEYERKGIITKHIQKMAADFLSYIPPNLPEIYVDFVNIGMDSVTVLDFKSKLVEEFKVDFPSTILYEYSTIEKLSEYILDIIQLDKEHNHGVKTSEEDSSAEVSNHKVMELLDTIILSEKEESGKNDFIEDDLISIIDKMGL; encoded by the coding sequence ATGATAGCATATATATTCTCTGGCCAAGGCTCGCAGCAGAAAGGAATGGGTTCAAATTTATTTGATGAGTTTCCCAAGTTAACCCAAACAGCTGATGAAATATTAGGTTATTCAATAAAACAGTTATGTCTGGAAGACCCGGACCAAAGATTAGGCCTAACTCAGTTTACCCAACCCGCTTTATACTGTGTAAATTCACTGTCCTACTTAAAAAAATTAAATGAAACTGGGATAAAACCCAATTTTGTTGCAGGACATAGTCTTGGAGAATTTGTAGCATTATTTGCTGCCGGAGCTTTTGATTTTGAGACCGGATTAAAACTTGTCAAAAAGCGTGGCGAATTGATGGGTAATATTTTGGGAGGTGGCATGGCAGCCGTTATTGGCTTAAATGAAGAATTAGTTAAAGAAGTATTAGAAAAAAATGAGCTTTATGGTATAGATATTGCGAATTATAACACACCTTCACAAATTGTTATTTCTGGGAAAAAACAAGATATAGATAATGCAAAGCAGATTTTTGAAGCTGCAGGAGCAAGGTATATTATTTTAAAGGTTAGCGGAGCTTTTCATTCAAGGTATATGGAATCAGTAAAAGAGGAATTTGAGGAATATTTACACACTGTTACATTCAATAGACTGGAAATACCGGTTATATCTAATTTTCATGCAAGACCCTACAAAGATGAAGACATTAAAACAATTTTATCAAATCAAATTACAGGCTCTGTAAAATGGACAGAGTCTATCAGGTATCTTTTGGGGCAAGGTGTAGAGAATATAATACAAGTAGGCCCCGGAAATGTTTTATCAGGCCTTGTAAATGCCATTAAAAGGGAAGCTGCTCCCTTGAATCTCAAAGAAGATAATGAAGAGAAAATAGTGGAATCATATCAAGAAGAAAGAAATTTAATTAAGAACGATAATGATGAAGACATTGCTATTATTGGATTAAGCGGAAGATATCCAATGGCAAACAATTTGGAAATGTTTTGGGAAAACCTTAAATCTGGTAAGGACTGCATTACAGAGATTCCAGAGGAAAGATGGAATAATGAGCGCTACTTTGATGCTGATAAATATAATAAAAATACATATTACAATAAGTGGGGCGGTTTTTTAGACAACATAGATAAGTTTGACCCTACATTTTTTAATATTTCACCAAAAGAAGCTGAGGTTATTGATCCGCAGGAAAGATTGTTCCTTGAAACAGTATGGCATACTATCGAAGATGCAGGATACAAGAGTGATGCACTGTCCGGTTCGGATATGGGGGTATTTGTTGGAGTAATGTTCGGACAATACCAACTATTTGGAGCAGAAGAATTGATGAAAGGTAATTACAGATTCAGTGAGTCAAGTTTTGCTTCCATTGCAAATCGTGTATCATTTTTCTTAAATTTACACGGACCTAGTATTGCCATAGATACAATGTGCTCATCTTCTCTTGTTACAGTTCATATGGCTTGTGAAAGTATTAGAAGAGGAGAATGTGATTGGGCTATTGCCGGTGGAGTAAATCTTACTTTGCATCCTATCAAGTATTTCATGTTAAGCCAAAAAAGATTTGCTTCGAGCGATGGAAAATGTAGAACATTTGGTGAACTCGGAGATGGTTATGTACCTGGTGAAGGGGTAGGGGCTGTTCTTCTAAAACCATTAAAGAAAGCTATTCAAGACAATGACAATATCTATGGTGTTATTAAAGGCAGTGCAATCAACCACGGAGGAAAAACTAACGGATATACAGTTCCAAACCCGATTGCCCAATCAGAAGTAATATTAAAGGCACTGAGAAAGGCAAAGATAAATCCGCGAACCATCAGTTATGTAGAGGCACACGGAACAGGTACTGCTTTAGGTGATCCCATAGAGATTACCGGACTAAATATGGCGTATAGAAATTATACAAACGACAAACAGTATTGTTCAATAGGTTCGGTAAAAACAAATATCGGACATTTAGAGTCGGCTGCTGGCATTGCATCACTTACCAAAGTGTTGCTCCAAATGAAAAACAAACAACTGGTGCCGTCTCTTCATTCGGATGAATTAAATTCACTAATTGATTTTGAAGAGTCGCCTTTTCAGGTTCAACATAAACTAGAAAATTGGAAACGTCCTGTTATAAAAGAAAATGGTACCGAAAAAGTGTACCCAAGAAGAGCAGGAATAAGTGCTTTTGGCGCGGGTGGAGTTAATACGCATATTATCCTTGAGGAATATGAAAATAATCAAGTTATATATGATGCTCAGGATAAAGATAAATATATATTTATTCTTTCAGCAAAGAAACAACATGTATTAAAAGAATATGCAAAGGAATTTGTAGGATTTTTAGATGGACAACTTAGAAACAAAAAAGATATTTCACTTCGGGATATTGCCTATACTCTGCAAGTTGGACGAACTGAAATGGAGGAAAGAATAGCTTTCATAGCTGCTAATGTAAATGAGATTATAGAAAAGTTACATTTATATATTGAAGGAAGGATGAACTTAGAAAACTTTTATCAGGGTAATGCGATGTCAGGCAGACCGAATTTAGATGCTGGACAAGATAAAGACAACGTGGCAAGTGCACAAGATTATGCTGACCCAAATAGATTAGCTCAGTTATGGGTTTCAGGTGTTTGTGTTGATTGGAATTTACTATATAAAGAAATCAAACCAAACCGAATAACGTTGCCAAACTATCCATTTGTGAAGGAAAGTTATTGGATAGAGCAACAAAATGGTCTGTTTCAAAACGTAAAAGATGTTCTTGAACAGGTAAAAAAGCTACTTGAACAAGTGGAAACTATAATTGAACCGAAAAAGTTGTTTAATACTTCAAAATCGGATGAGTCTAAAATTTATTCAAATAATTTTAGAAACCAACCAAATATAAAGATTGAGACAGAGCAAAATATTTTTAATAAGTTATACGATTCACCAGAGTACGAAAGAAAAGGAATAATTACTAAACATATTCAAAAAATGGCTGCAGATTTTTTATCTTATATTCCGCCAAATTTGCCAGAGATATATGTGGATTTTGTTAATATTGGAATGGACTCCGTAACAGTTTTGGACTTCAAGTCCAAACTTGTGGAAGAATTTAAAGTTGATTTTCCAAGCACTATATTGTATGAATATTCAACAATTGAAAAATTATCAGAGTATATACTAGATATTATTCAGCTTGATAAAGAGCATAATCATGGAGTAAAAACTTCTGAAGAAGATAGCTCAGCAGAAGTCAGCAACCATAAAGTCATGGAGCTTTTAGACACAATAATACTATCAGAAAAAGAGGAGTCTGGCAAAAATGATTTTATAGAAGATGATCTTATATCCATTATAGATAAAATGGGATTATAA
- a CDS encoding type I polyketide synthase, protein MDEQVYHDKEVLLQKSLRAIKILQDKIEKLEKKQNEPIAIVGMACRFPGNSNTPDKFWEFLKNGGDVVGEVPRERWDYEDYYNADPDVPGKSYVKEASFLSEDLKQFDPAFFGISPSEASEMDPNQRLLLEVSWEALESACVDMNKISDMVAGVYIGFICGDYWSMHRDLKKITPYSFAGMVGNMISGRISYVLGLNGPSIVVDTACSAAAVAIHLACSALRNNECNIALAGGSNLILMPDVFIGLSKLKVLAKDGRCKPFDANGDGYGRGEGVGIVALKRLSDAIKDGDYIHAVIKGSAINNDGKGRSLASPNVVQQKKLLEKSLENAGLSPDEIGYFEAHGPGTPVGDPIEMEAIRSVYGNSKTRKTPLMVGSVKGNINNGEYVGGVSALIKAVLCLKNKAIPPTMRLNSLNPKLNLDKIPAVVPTKLTKWDTDGKKRICAMNSFGLSGTSVNIIIEEAPEAESVSNRKKDTHQRKWHVLALSAKGEDALIEKVRSYCNYIDNNRNVPIEDICYTSNVGRSHFSNRAAFVADNLEKLRNDLNEFVTGSTSKATESSGNFYSGTCHTSGRLKTVFIFSSEMNDLLKIAKNLYDLHTKFKEILESCDELIKKHFKFSLIENIKTLGNMTIDFSETVVREACLLAIQYSLFSFWRSLGIKPDAVLGEKIGELSAACAAEIMSLETALELVSQEIFKVSEHKSFSGRLNPPKVRFLSGRSSKEIDSATAVSLDYWKEILESNASKKMDLQYLTEQGYELYINIGNSLCDIHNFSANYKVIDSVFGENVEEALLTAIAKLYCMGESIQWSEFEKGSTGRKIPLPTYPFQRKSYWSEAIIPTRPVDYTSENIYEDKRKVYTNKSSTIASSTDNIKKDINTELVEKLNSVTLQEGIDILHAYIKVMLSGLLNIAPSDMDITESLWDMGVDSIMAIVIKNRIENELNLSINIGILDQGTSITHLAEVLIRSFSYIT, encoded by the coding sequence ATGGATGAACAAGTTTATCATGATAAAGAAGTTTTATTACAAAAGTCACTTCGTGCCATAAAAATATTACAAGACAAGATTGAAAAACTTGAGAAAAAACAAAATGAGCCAATAGCAATTGTTGGCATGGCATGCCGTTTTCCTGGTAACAGTAATACACCGGATAAGTTTTGGGAATTTTTAAAAAATGGCGGAGATGTTGTAGGTGAAGTACCTCGTGAAAGATGGGATTATGAAGATTATTATAATGCTGATCCCGATGTGCCAGGAAAATCATACGTTAAAGAAGCATCATTTTTAAGTGAAGACCTGAAGCAATTTGATCCGGCTTTTTTTGGAATTTCGCCCAGCGAGGCTTCTGAAATGGACCCTAATCAGAGACTCTTATTGGAAGTTTCTTGGGAAGCCCTTGAAAGTGCTTGTGTAGACATGAATAAAATTTCTGACATGGTAGCGGGTGTATATATAGGGTTTATCTGTGGTGATTACTGGTCCATGCATAGGGACTTGAAAAAAATAACTCCTTATTCGTTTGCTGGTATGGTTGGAAATATGATATCAGGCAGAATTTCATATGTGCTCGGCCTGAACGGACCTTCAATAGTTGTCGATACAGCTTGCTCGGCAGCAGCAGTTGCAATTCACCTGGCTTGCTCCGCTTTAAGAAATAATGAATGCAATATCGCATTAGCTGGGGGATCAAATTTAATACTAATGCCGGATGTATTTATAGGTTTAAGTAAACTAAAAGTGTTGGCAAAAGATGGTAGGTGCAAACCTTTCGATGCCAATGGAGATGGTTATGGTAGAGGAGAAGGTGTAGGGATAGTAGCTTTAAAAAGATTGTCAGATGCAATAAAGGACGGGGATTATATACATGCTGTCATAAAGGGTTCTGCGATTAATAATGATGGTAAAGGCAGGAGTCTTGCATCTCCTAATGTAGTTCAACAGAAAAAACTCTTAGAAAAATCTTTAGAGAACGCAGGACTTTCTCCAGATGAAATTGGTTATTTTGAAGCTCATGGCCCGGGAACGCCTGTTGGTGATCCTATCGAAATGGAAGCAATAAGGTCAGTTTATGGAAACAGCAAAACACGTAAGACACCTCTGATGGTTGGTAGTGTTAAAGGAAATATTAATAATGGAGAGTATGTTGGAGGTGTTTCTGCACTTATAAAAGCGGTACTCTGCCTGAAAAATAAAGCGATACCGCCAACAATGCGGCTAAACTCTCTTAACCCAAAACTAAATTTGGACAAAATACCTGCTGTTGTGCCTACAAAGCTAACCAAATGGGATACAGATGGTAAAAAAAGAATTTGCGCTATGAATTCTTTTGGCTTAAGCGGGACAAGTGTAAACATAATTATTGAAGAAGCTCCTGAGGCTGAGTCTGTAAGTAACCGCAAGAAAGATACTCACCAAAGGAAATGGCATGTTTTGGCTTTATCTGCTAAAGGCGAGGATGCTTTAATCGAAAAAGTGAGATCTTATTGTAATTATATAGATAATAATAGAAATGTTCCAATCGAAGATATTTGTTATACCTCAAATGTAGGAAGATCACATTTTTCAAATAGAGCAGCATTCGTAGCAGATAACCTTGAAAAACTCAGAAATGATTTAAATGAATTTGTTACTGGTAGTACAAGCAAAGCTACAGAAAGTTCAGGCAATTTCTATTCAGGAACATGTCATACTAGTGGTCGGTTAAAGACAGTTTTCATATTTAGTTCAGAAATGAATGATCTGTTGAAAATTGCAAAAAACTTATATGATTTGCATACAAAATTTAAAGAAATATTGGAGAGTTGTGATGAACTAATAAAGAAACACTTCAAATTCTCATTAATTGAAAATATTAAAACTCTTGGCAATATGACAATTGATTTTTCAGAAACGGTAGTTAGAGAAGCGTGTTTGTTGGCTATTCAGTATTCACTTTTTAGTTTTTGGAGAAGCTTGGGTATAAAACCCGACGCGGTTTTGGGGGAGAAAATTGGTGAACTGTCAGCAGCTTGTGCTGCAGAAATCATGTCATTAGAGACAGCTTTAGAATTAGTTTCACAAGAAATATTCAAAGTATCCGAACATAAGTCATTTAGCGGAAGACTTAACCCGCCAAAAGTAAGATTTTTATCGGGTAGATCATCAAAAGAGATTGATAGTGCAACGGCGGTATCATTGGATTATTGGAAGGAGATTTTGGAAAGTAATGCGTCGAAAAAAATGGATTTACAATATCTAACAGAGCAAGGATATGAACTTTATATAAATATTGGAAACAGTTTATGTGACATACATAATTTTAGTGCTAACTATAAAGTTATTGATTCGGTTTTTGGTGAAAACGTAGAAGAAGCACTACTTACAGCTATCGCTAAGTTGTATTGTATGGGAGAATCTATCCAATGGAGTGAGTTTGAAAAAGGAAGTACAGGACGTAAGATACCACTTCCGACTTATCCCTTCCAAAGAAAAAGTTATTGGAGTGAGGCTATTATACCAACCCGTCCTGTAGATTATACTAGTGAAAATATATATGAAGATAAAAGAAAAGTTTATACCAATAAATCATCTACTATTGCTTCATCCACTGATAATATCAAAAAAGATATTAATACTGAACTTGTAGAAAAACTAAACTCTGTGACATTGCAAGAAGGCATAGATATATTACACGCCTATATAAAAGTAATGTTATCTGGATTGCTAAATATTGCTCCTTCTGATATGGACATTACAGAATCCCTTTGGGATATGGGAGTTGATTCAATAATGGCAATAGTAATTAAAAATAGAATTGAAAATGAACTCAATCTAAGTATTAATATTGGAATACTTGACCAAGGTACCAGTATTACACACTTAGCTGAGGTGCTGATAAGATCATTTTCATATATAACTTAA
- a CDS encoding DAPG hydrolase family protein produces the protein MKEKQLIPMTQEEQKKPYAKYYKTQLAQPNMEQIEQLNKGPMNPRKALYPENMDELLKMGYMEVETGYCILENGAGYVATNNKFPGCTIEMIQWWYAWHTLEGLRYKIWNPYGHQTIAISDEHREKIKNPNIPLEEKSQGVIHFEVEDIGAGPQDVVIHFLTHRELGITKALDTSKSTIIGGYGIIESRDNNYGKSQGKMPVIMIHNFRETEYGVESRTRFWLGYRINKGIPMLVLPKDVVIPVEAPMGLAFNNVQEFSHLSSFLPDIYKEFGNLPL, from the coding sequence ATGAAAGAAAAACAGCTAATTCCGATGACCCAGGAAGAACAAAAAAAGCCTTATGCTAAATACTATAAAACTCAATTAGCTCAACCCAATATGGAGCAAATAGAGCAACTAAACAAAGGTCCCATGAACCCTCGCAAAGCACTTTATCCTGAAAATATGGATGAGTTGTTGAAGATGGGATACATGGAAGTCGAAACCGGATATTGTATTTTGGAAAATGGCGCAGGATATGTGGCGACAAATAATAAATTTCCAGGTTGCACAATAGAAATGATACAGTGGTGGTATGCATGGCATACTTTAGAAGGCTTGCGTTATAAAATATGGAATCCATACGGTCACCAAACTATTGCTATTTCAGATGAACATAGAGAGAAAATAAAAAATCCCAATATACCGTTAGAAGAAAAATCGCAGGGAGTAATACATTTCGAAGTTGAGGATATTGGAGCAGGGCCCCAGGACGTAGTTATTCATTTCTTAACACACAGAGAATTAGGAATTACTAAAGCATTGGATACTTCTAAATCAACGATAATAGGTGGTTATGGCATAATAGAAAGCCGTGATAATAACTATGGGAAAAGTCAGGGCAAAATGCCGGTTATAATGATTCATAATTTTCGTGAAACCGAATATGGTGTAGAGTCTAGAACAAGATTTTGGTTAGGATATAGGATAAACAAAGGTATTCCAATGTTAGTACTTCCCAAAGATGTTGTGATACCGGTTGAAGCACCTATGGGGCTTGCATTTAATAATGTTCAAGAGTTTTCACATCTCTCATCTTTTTTACCTGATATTTATAAAGAATTTGGTAATTTACCACTGTAG
- a CDS encoding FAD-dependent oxidoreductase — protein MLDMTKTDILVVGGSLAGISAAITAKEAFPELEVSVVEKYTSGYAGKANRGAGIMFMMGNSDPEDFVKYHIHHIGDYLNDQNALRKYAMSLDEGVRLLDKWSNGKICKNKENSFKTLKWLAQITGTDEYGKRTFDEPEHFPWTLVAIELDFMLNVCRYARSVGVKIIDRTGIVDLLKDGDRISGAVGYNIDTQEQIVFQAKSVILATGSQNYRIMPMWSPGRGEGMAAAFRAGAQFRNCEFGSFYNWTSLDNFESDMGVEFALFNDKGENVGEPHTRGEHPDVDQNSLAEWYKQMRDGNGPMHYRMELNPLMPYLTSVLGSDSFYERPYADRFWNNLFFNAFSQRTSDEVIPGFIGEFSGLQVDMNMATTIPGLFAAGDICYGGSAVAGAVPPPPGRVRGSGLAFAQYSGRIAGLSAAEYTSVENYGNIDEIAVAQIDMRFKKPLSQNGNIEVMDFLPEIHKVIQPLGNSLYRSEERILAALKRIQELKLRTSMLKAEDAHQLFGCNEIESMLICAELFFTTSLLRKESRGWFLREDYPEKLNKVKWYTAKSINGSLITDEMEVPFENYKYKPENIGGNT, from the coding sequence ATGCTGGATATGACGAAAACAGATATATTAGTTGTAGGTGGCAGCCTTGCAGGTATATCAGCGGCTATAACTGCAAAGGAGGCATTTCCTGAATTAGAAGTTTCCGTTGTCGAAAAGTATACATCTGGCTATGCCGGCAAAGCAAATAGAGGCGCAGGAATTATGTTTATGATGGGTAATTCTGATCCGGAAGACTTTGTAAAATATCATATTCATCATATCGGAGATTATTTGAATGACCAAAATGCATTAAGAAAATATGCTATGTCCCTTGATGAAGGGGTAAGGCTACTAGATAAATGGTCGAATGGTAAAATTTGCAAAAACAAAGAAAACTCTTTTAAAACTTTAAAGTGGTTAGCTCAAATAACCGGTACTGATGAATACGGAAAAAGAACTTTTGATGAACCGGAACATTTCCCTTGGACATTGGTCGCTATTGAATTAGACTTTATGCTAAATGTATGCCGTTATGCAAGAAGTGTGGGAGTCAAAATTATTGATAGAACAGGAATTGTTGATCTGCTTAAAGATGGTGACAGGATCAGCGGTGCAGTAGGATACAATATAGATACACAAGAACAAATAGTATTCCAAGCCAAGTCTGTTATACTTGCGACTGGTTCACAAAATTATCGCATAATGCCTATGTGGTCGCCTGGACGCGGGGAAGGAATGGCAGCAGCTTTCAGAGCAGGTGCACAATTTAGAAATTGTGAGTTTGGATCCTTCTATAATTGGACCTCCCTTGATAACTTTGAATCTGACATGGGCGTTGAGTTTGCTTTATTTAATGATAAAGGTGAAAATGTAGGGGAGCCTCATACAAGAGGAGAGCATCCGGATGTAGATCAAAATTCACTTGCTGAATGGTATAAACAGATGCGTGACGGCAATGGACCTATGCATTACCGAATGGAGTTAAATCCATTGATGCCATACTTAACTTCAGTTCTAGGATCTGATTCTTTTTATGAAAGACCATATGCTGACCGTTTTTGGAACAATTTATTTTTTAATGCATTTTCTCAACGCACTAGCGACGAAGTAATTCCGGGCTTTATAGGTGAGTTCTCTGGTCTTCAGGTTGATATGAATATGGCAACTACAATTCCGGGATTATTTGCAGCAGGGGATATATGCTATGGTGGTTCCGCTGTAGCTGGAGCAGTACCACCACCTCCGGGACGTGTTAGGGGGAGTGGGTTAGCTTTTGCTCAATACTCAGGGCGTATTGCAGGGCTAAGTGCTGCAGAATATACTTCTGTCGAAAATTATGGAAATATTGATGAAATTGCAGTTGCACAAATCGATATGCGTTTTAAGAAACCTTTATCACAAAATGGAAATATAGAGGTTATGGATTTTCTTCCGGAAATACATAAAGTTATACAGCCCCTTGGAAACAGTTTATATCGTAGTGAAGAAAGAATTTTGGCTGCTTTGAAACGAATTCAAGAGCTAAAATTAAGGACATCAATGTTAAAAGCCGAGGACGCACATCAATTATTTGGATGTAATGAAATTGAATCAATGCTGATTTGTGCAGAACTTTTCTTTACCACTTCATTATTAAGAAAGGAATCCAGAGGATGGTTTTTAAGAGAAGACTATCCTGAGAAATTAAATAAAGTTAAATGGTATACAGCAAAGAGTATAAACGGAAGTCTTATAACTGACGAGATGGAAGTACCATTTGAGAACTATAAATATAAACCTGAAAACATAGGGGGAAATACATGA